Proteins from a single region of Hordeum vulgare subsp. vulgare chromosome 6H, MorexV3_pseudomolecules_assembly, whole genome shotgun sequence:
- the LOC123405585 gene encoding uncharacterized protein LOC123405585 has product MNPRNPPSRASDLLRHRRTTEQFQYGHHVRLRSRETGTYLHADEDERRFSLHHRRASMNAAWAVHIYQGDGDSRYVLLHSAAYGSYLAATNASLPRGHSGRHVEKCDYEPWEEEYIRWQAVRVGSGDDVVLRNVAGHLRANGRYISVDDFNIIGTMMHWVVERIPARDDTPRLAASTGPTHSCGTRMSMQSRER; this is encoded by the exons ATGAACCCAAGAAACCCTCCATCGCGTGCCTCTGATCTCCTGCGGCACCGAAGAACCACGGAGCAGTTCCAGTACGGCCACCACGTGCGGCTGCGGAGCCGAGAGACCGGCACGTACTTGCACGCCGACGAGGACGAACGTCGCTTCTCCCTCCATCACCGTCGGGCGTCCATGAACGCGGCCTGGGCGGTACACATTTACCAGGGAGATGGCGATTCCCGGTACGTTCTCCTCCACAGCGCCGCCTACGGCAGCTACCTCGCCGCCACGAACGCGTCGCTGCCGCGAGGCCACAGCGGACGCCATGTCGAGAAGTGCGACTACGAGCCGTGGGAGGAGGAGTACATCAGGTGGCAGGCCGTCAGGGTCGGCTCAGGGGACGACGTCGTGCTCCGCAACGTCGCCGGACACCTCCGCGCCAACGGGAGGTACATCAGCGTGGACGACTTCAACATCATCGGCACGATGATGCACTGGGTCGTGGAGCGCATCCCCGCCAGGGACGACACGCCTCGCCTTGCAGCTTCGACTGGG CCCACGCACAGCTGTGGTACCCGGATGTCGATGCAGAGTAGAGAAAGATAA
- the LOC123405584 gene encoding transcription elongation factor 1 homolog codes for MAKRKSMSSKMASRKKPAPKLDTSFCCPFCNHPDSVACTIDLKLFVASAVCYVCQEAYHTAAHHLTEPIDIYHEWIDACEKANEDVDAVDYYKRQRRVGSGDDDSDA; via the coding sequence ATGGCGAAGCGCAAGTCGATGAGCTCCAAGATGGCGTCGCGAAAGAAGCCGGCGCCGAAGCTGGACACGAGCTTCTGCTGCCCCTTCTGCAACCACCCCGACAGCGTCGCATGCACCATCGACCTCAAGCTCTTCGTCGCCAGCGCCGTCTGCTACGTCTGCCAGGAGGCCTACCACACCGCGGCGCACCACCTCACCGAGCCCATCGACATCTACCACGAGTGGATCGACGCGTGCGAGAAGGCCAACGAAGACGTCGACGCCGTGGACTACTACAAACGACAGCGGCGAGTCGGCAGCGGCGACGACGACAGCGATGCCTGA